The following proteins come from a genomic window of Miscanthus floridulus cultivar M001 chromosome 2, ASM1932011v1, whole genome shotgun sequence:
- the LOC136539164 gene encoding uncharacterized protein has protein sequence MAPTLPAMTPPPPEHSTSTEPSSAAKRASTSPTALSTKSHKAPPERKKRKMPPPPPPELTPAKTSDTTELASKKKLVLAAPCHAGGGGQSSKGAAQEKSAGHQSGKDALPHKSKTLDEMRELYPHLIDEAMALVDPAVLERVLPRIDDNKAQALDKKIKRARRQLTKAITETARMKNMETSPVFLCQATRLQLEKSRVDKEDGLDICAQERLARVEREIVEMKQIVIDSHYQATIESNPLLDNSSLKGVRCKSEESHPQLAVAENQIPRNILQKKIEVPNGFPHEKNEEVTSKCKHDGVLPRRIPRDYLKLQGLIKPPFNTFHGRARKIDAESQTVPNMDGKEVVLLSIVWPHTPVGKAILQSSSPSTIVGGMRIGTECCKVFLSEVLKRDAPLFWQNRDMKKMFDALKCSIAWPDALIQR, from the exons ATGGCCCCCACTCTTCCCGCcatgacgccgccgccgccggaacaTAGCACCAGCACGGAGCCGTCGTCCGCGGCGAAGAGGGCGTCCACGAGCCCGACGGCGCTGTCCACCAAGAGCCACAAGGCGCCGCCCGAGCGCAAAAAGAGGaagatgccgccgccgccgcctcccgagTTAACGCCGGCCAAGACCTCGGATACCACGGAACTGGCATCCAAGAAGAAGCTAGTGCTAGCCGCGCCCTgccacgccggcggcggcgggcaatCTAGCAAGGGCGCTGCCCAAGAGAAGAGCGCTGGACACCAATCCGGCAAGGACGCGCTGCCGCACAAGTCCAAGACTTTGGATGAGATGCGCGAGCTGTATCCTCACCTCATTGATGAGGCCATGGCCCTTGTCGACCCGGCGGTGCTGGAGAGGGTGCTCCCCCGCATTGATGACAACAAGGCCCAGGCGTTGGACAAGAAGATCAAGAGGGCGAGGAGGCAGCTCACCAAGGCCATCACGGAAACC GCAAGGATGAAAAACATGGAAACATCTCCAGTATTTCTTtgtcaagctactaggcttcaacTAGAAAAGTCGAGAGTGGATAAAGAGGATGGTCTGGATATTTGTGCTCAAGAACGATTGGCACGAGTGGAACGTGAAATAGTGGAAATGAAACAGATTGTGATAGATTCTCACTATCAGGCAACAATAGAGAGCAATCCACTCCTTGATAATTCATCATTGAAG GGTGTAAGATGTAAATCTGAAGAGAGTCACCCTCAGCTGGCTGTAGCTGAAAATCAGATTCCACGCAAT ATACTACAAAAGAAGATCGAAGTGCCAAATGGCTTCCCCCATGAAAAGAATGAGGAGGTCACATCTAAGTGTAAACATGATGGTGTCCTTCCCCGTAGAATCCCACGCGATTATCTG AAACTGCAAGGGTTGATAAAGCCGCCATTCAATACATTTCATGGCCGGGCAAGAAAGATTGACGCAGAAAGTCAGACTGTGCCCAATATG GATGGCAAAGAGGTTGTCTTGCTTTCAATTGTTTGGCCACATACTCCAGTAGGCAAGGCTATTCTTCAAAGCAGTTCTCCGTCTACAATAGTAGGTGGCATGAGAATTGGAACTGAATGTTGTAAGGTTTTTCTGAGTGAGGTGTTAAAAAGAGATGCTCCACTGTTTTGGCAAAATCGGGACATGAAGAAGATGTTTGATGCACTTAAATGTTCCATTGCATGGCCAGATGCCCTA ATTCAAAGATAA
- the LOC136536744 gene encoding uncharacterized protein gives MAETEAERTACEQRERDAEDARRRQAEAARTAALDAYEAKHADVHAAAIAVLNIKVLVPVVLDRVANNYTRWRALFLVVLGKYALTDHVLNDVVNANRAAWVQMDCTVLTWIYGTINADLQQSTMLKNPNARVAWLHLEDEFLGQRESRALLLSAEFRTVKQGSTSITDFCRRLETMPATLRDFGDPVGDRTLVLTLL, from the coding sequence ATGGCAGAGACCGAAGCCGAGCGTACCGCTTGCGAACAGCGCGAACGCGACGCCGAGGACGCCCGCCGTCGCCAAGCTGAGGCCGCCCGCACCGCCGCCCTCGACGCCTATGAGGCCAAGCACGCCGACGTCCACGCCGCCGCCATTGCCGTCCTCAACATCAAGGTGCTCGTGCCGGTGGTCCTCGACCGCGTCGCCAACAACTACACCCGTTGGCGTGCCCTCTTCCTCGTCGTCTTGGGCAAATATGCCCTCACCGATCACGTCCTCAACGATGTCGTCAATGCCAATCGGGCGGCGTGGGTGCAGATGGACTGCACCGTCCTCACATGGATCTACGGGACGATCAACGCCGACCTCCAGCAGTCCACGATGCTGAAGAACCCGAACGCCCGCGTCGCCTGGCTCCACCTCGAGGATGAGTTCCTCGGCCAGCGCGAGTCGCGTGCGCTGCTGCTGTCCGCCGAGTTCCGCACGGTGAAGCAAGGGTCGACGTCCATTACGGACTTCTGCCGTCGCCTCGAGACGATGCCCGCCACCCTACGCGACTTCGGCGATCCCGTCGGCGACCGCACCCTCGTCCTCACGCTGCTCTGA